The following proteins come from a genomic window of Pocillopora verrucosa isolate sample1 chromosome 6, ASM3666991v2, whole genome shotgun sequence:
- the LOC131787261 gene encoding ATP synthase-coupling factor 6, mitochondrial-like, producing the protein MAVAFRFTRQLSQTAGSLMASCRRNLGMASVLMAKADKSVDPIQKLFVEKLQEYKKKSAASGDELVDFTPDKKAKMEVEMDQIRKRFGGGNLEEFPKFDFDEASA; encoded by the coding sequence ATGGCGGTAGCTTTTCGCTTTACACGACAGCTTTCACAAACAGCAGGGTCACTTATGGCCTCTTGTAGAAGAAACCTGGGTATGGCATCTGTCTTAATGGCAAAAGCGGACAAGAGCGTTGATCCCATACAGAAACTGTTCGTGGAGAAGTTACAAGAGTACAAAAAGAAGAGCGCAGCCTCAGGGGACGAATTGGTCGACTTCACACCCGACAAGAAAGCTAAAATGGAGGTAGAGATGGATCAGATACGAAAGCGATTTGGCGGAGGAAATCTGGAGGAGTTTCCAAAGTTTGACTTTGATGAAGCCAGCGCATAA
- the LOC131787247 gene encoding BOS complex subunit TMEM147 produces the protein MTLFHFGNCVALAYFPYFIVYKCSGLSEYSAFWRCVKAGAAYLVTQLCKMLVLATFFPTSDVSAGHIDFIGEFLRSTVDFADLVGLHLVMTKIAGKGELKVLVAGVGWATAELVMTRLLPLWVGARGVEFDWKYIQMSFDANVSLIQHISTAALVWLWSRTDLQKSFLPIVMVFMSLTCYRPLLIDVLSHVMGIQSWSLLLLKTTFTSCIGLVALQLYLTLTAGKQIRT, from the exons ATGACTTTATTTCATTTCGGAAATTGTGTGGCTTTAGCGTACTTTCCTTATTTTATTGTCTACAAGTGTTCTGGACT GTCAGAGTACAGTGCATTTTGGAGATGTGTGAAGGCTGGGGCTGCGTACCTCGTAACACAACTTTGTAAG atgttGGTATTAGCAACTTTCTTTCCCACATCAGATGTTTCTGCAGGTCATATCGACTTTATAGGG GAATTTCTTAGATCCACAGTCGACTTTGCAGATCTTGTTGGCCTTCATTTAGTTATGACTAAAATTGCTGGCAAAGGTGAATTGAAGGTTTTAGTGGCTGGTGTTG gttggGCTACAGCTGAGCTTGTGATGACTCGTCTCCTTCCCTTGTGGGTTGGCGCAAGAGGGGTTGAATTTGACTGGAAATACATACAAATGAGTTTTGATGCTAACGTCAGCTTG aTTCAGCATATATCTACAGCAGCTCTTGTGTGGTTATGGAGCAGGACAGATCTGCAGAAATCCTTCCTTCCAATAGTTATGGTTTTCATGTCTCTAACATGCTATAGGCCTCTTCTTATTGA tgtTTTGAGCCATGTAATGGGAATCCAATCCTGGAGCTTGCTGCTATTAAAAACAACTTTCACCTCCTGCATTGGACTTGTTGCACTTCAACTGTACCTGACACTAACTGCTGGGAAACAGATCAGGACTTAA